Proteins from a genomic interval of Alteromonas macleodii ATCC 27126:
- a CDS encoding cell division protein FtsQ/DivIB, with the protein MADTNTNQGKPASAKNGKSKTAVWGGVAFLLFVIAGLVFGGLKANQYLQDEQQMPVQVIDFSGDYQHIDITKLERLIRKAQPGSFFALDVNEVFELVEAQPWVYRASVRKKWPNTLKIYLVEQQPVAQWNEDLLLNPYGDTFNDEGVKLDLPRLYGPGGSEKTALEGYNAMHALIATTDMTLDELSLSERFAWQVQLKNGIKLNLGRQEFIDRLQRFIDVYPLLAQQEKAVKYVDLRYDTGVAVGWKDDSATDEES; encoded by the coding sequence GTGGCTGATACCAACACTAATCAAGGTAAGCCCGCTTCTGCAAAGAACGGCAAAAGTAAAACGGCAGTGTGGGGCGGCGTCGCTTTCTTACTGTTTGTTATTGCTGGATTAGTGTTTGGTGGGCTTAAAGCAAACCAGTATTTGCAGGATGAACAGCAAATGCCGGTACAGGTTATCGATTTTTCTGGTGATTATCAGCACATCGATATTACCAAGCTAGAGCGGTTAATACGCAAGGCGCAGCCTGGAAGCTTTTTCGCGCTTGACGTCAACGAAGTATTTGAGCTTGTTGAAGCGCAGCCCTGGGTTTATCGCGCGTCAGTAAGAAAGAAGTGGCCAAATACGTTAAAAATTTATTTGGTTGAGCAGCAGCCGGTTGCGCAATGGAATGAAGATTTGTTGTTAAACCCTTATGGCGATACGTTTAACGACGAAGGCGTGAAGTTAGACTTACCGCGTCTTTATGGCCCGGGTGGCAGCGAAAAAACCGCCCTTGAAGGCTACAACGCCATGCACGCGTTGATTGCGACGACGGATATGACGTTAGACGAGCTGTCCTTAAGCGAGCGATTTGCATGGCAAGTGCAGTTGAAAAACGGCATTAAATTGAATTTAGGACGCCAGGAGTTTATCGATAGGCTACAACGCTTTATTGATGTTTATCCACTTCTGGCGCAACAAGAGAAGGCGGTGAAATACGTCGACCTTCGCTATGACACGGGCGTAGCAGTCGGATGGAAAGACGACAGCGCCACAGATGAAGAGAGTTAA
- a CDS encoding D-alanine--D-alanine ligase: MFTPSVSIHSQKTHSPNEYGKVAVLLGGDSAEREVSLNSGNAVLNALLRQGVDAFAFDPAERPLTDLIDLNVDRALIMLHGRGGEDGSMQGALQFLKIPYTGSRVLGSALAMDKIHTKQVWQSLGLPTAKYEIADKRHFEAGKCSAIMDKLGNEVMVKPAREGSSIGMARVTSAKQLETAIQDAFKYDNQVLLEQYIDGPEFTVSVLQGQALPSIRMSTPHTFYDYAAKYQDNTTEYYCPSGLSEEQEAQLAKLASRAFDAISGSGWGRIDVMQDNQRQFYLLEANTVPGMTEKSLVPKAAKVAGLTFDELVLSILSTSFDDVANKA, from the coding sequence ATGTTTACACCTTCAGTAAGTATTCACTCACAGAAAACCCACTCGCCGAACGAGTATGGCAAAGTAGCTGTGCTGCTCGGCGGTGACTCTGCCGAACGGGAAGTATCGCTTAATTCGGGCAATGCGGTGTTAAATGCATTGTTACGACAAGGCGTAGATGCGTTTGCGTTTGACCCAGCAGAGCGACCTCTGACCGACCTTATCGACCTTAACGTCGATAGAGCGCTCATTATGCTGCACGGTCGCGGTGGTGAAGATGGCTCTATGCAAGGAGCCCTTCAGTTCCTAAAAATCCCCTACACGGGAAGCCGAGTTTTAGGTTCTGCGCTGGCAATGGACAAAATTCATACTAAGCAAGTGTGGCAAAGTTTAGGCTTACCCACTGCAAAATATGAAATTGCTGATAAAAGGCACTTTGAAGCTGGTAAGTGCAGCGCTATAATGGATAAATTGGGGAATGAAGTCATGGTAAAACCGGCCAGAGAAGGGTCGAGTATTGGCATGGCGAGAGTGACAAGCGCTAAACAGCTCGAAACTGCCATTCAGGACGCCTTTAAATACGATAATCAAGTCCTGTTAGAGCAGTATATAGATGGCCCCGAATTCACTGTTTCTGTATTGCAGGGACAGGCGTTGCCGTCTATTCGCATGTCTACTCCACATACATTCTATGATTATGCTGCGAAATATCAGGATAATACAACAGAATACTATTGCCCAAGCGGCTTGTCTGAAGAGCAAGAAGCACAGCTAGCAAAACTAGCATCCCGTGCTTTTGATGCTATTTCTGGCAGCGGCTGGGGTAGAATTGACGTTATGCAGGACAACCAAAGGCAGTTTTATTTGCTAGAGGCGAACACAGTGCCTGGCATGACAGAAAAAAGTTTGGTGCCTAAGGCAGCCAAAGTTGCAGGATTAACTTTTGATGAACTGGTATTAAGTATTCTTTCTACCAGTTTTGATGACGTTGCAAACAAGGCGTAA